One Dietzia sp. JS16-p6b genomic window carries:
- a CDS encoding SDR family NAD(P)-dependent oxidoreductase — MSSPASPASQRAPGGEVVVIFGGRSEIGLAIARRLADGCTVVLATRPGRDVSALAAPLTAAGASSVEIIDFDADDLGSHVRVVEDIESRIGEISVAVLAFGILGDQEVAERDAATAARILHTDFVAQAALLTVLAERMKPRRRGVLVAFSSVAGQRVRRANYVYGSAKAGLDGFASGMADALHGTGVTLVIPRPGFVIGRMTEGMDPAPFSSTPDQVADAVVDRVRARRAGVVWIPWQLRVMFAVARLVPQPIWRRMPR; from the coding sequence ATGTCCAGCCCCGCATCCCCCGCATCCCAGCGCGCACCGGGCGGCGAGGTCGTCGTGATCTTCGGTGGCCGGAGCGAGATCGGTCTGGCGATCGCCCGGCGTCTCGCGGACGGATGCACGGTCGTCCTCGCCACACGACCCGGCCGCGACGTGTCCGCCCTGGCGGCACCTCTCACGGCCGCCGGGGCCTCGTCTGTCGAGATCATCGATTTCGACGCCGACGACCTCGGTTCCCACGTGAGGGTGGTGGAGGACATCGAGTCCCGGATCGGCGAGATCTCGGTCGCGGTCCTGGCGTTCGGGATCCTCGGCGACCAGGAGGTGGCCGAGAGGGACGCGGCGACCGCGGCTCGGATCCTGCACACCGACTTCGTGGCCCAGGCCGCCCTGCTCACCGTGCTGGCTGAGCGGATGAAGCCCCGCAGGCGCGGCGTGCTGGTGGCGTTCTCCTCGGTCGCCGGTCAACGGGTCCGGCGCGCGAACTATGTGTACGGGTCCGCCAAGGCGGGGCTCGACGGTTTCGCCTCGGGGATGGCGGACGCCCTCCACGGCACGGGCGTCACCCTGGTGATCCCCCGCCCCGGATTCGTGATCGGCCGGATGACCGAGGGCATGGATCCCGCACCGTTCTCCTCCACGCCCGACCAGGTGGCCGATGCGGTGGTCGACCGGGTGCGGGCCCGACGGGCCGGGGTGGTGTGGATCCCGTGGCAGCTACGGGTGATGTTCGCCGTCGCCCGGTTGGTCCCGCAGCCGATCTGGCGACGGATGCCACGGTGA
- a CDS encoding RNA helicase produces MTTRSEPHDAGTLLESFLQTEGFDPDPFQLEAFSALDAGRNLLVSAPTGSGKTLIGEYAAHRALAGGGRCFYTTPVKALSNQKFRQFRHRFGPENVGLLTGDHSIDADAPVVVMTTEVLRNMIYSGSSALHDLDCVVMDEIHYLGDRSRGVVWEEIILTLDPAVRLVGLSATLSNTEELGDWITEIRGDTAVVLSDVRPVPLAHMLYTDGDLVPVRAAADHRRRSRGGYHDEQVAARPRAQWARRQDVIEKLDDDHLLPAIYFVFSRAGCDGAVSQMRRARLRLTTGEESRRIAAHVDAACAQVPRHDLDALDFAAFRAGLISGIAAHHAGMLPLFRTVVEELFSAGLIKVVFATETLALGIHMPARAVVLEKTTKFNGDTHAMLTSAEYSQITGRAGRRGIDTKGTAVVLDQQDLDLDALSALVDTPRFPLLSAFTPDYSMAVNLVEQLGVAEATSLIGRSFAQFQTDRTLVSRSRAVERRTDERDRIRADLEEAGGDSQLDEYMSLRADLSRLEKSTEKATRDDRLESVRAAMLKQTAGSVITVGRKRFGMVATVLQVRTDIPSDPALLCLTDSGWTGWLRQQDFAAPPVPVGRVDLPRGRRKLDGRAKRALVQRMEGLRGKARGRMKNAGGKSVRKDPRLAATRRALRQHPLHEDPRIDRLARLHERWARAAADVDTLTAEVEADSDSLARRFRRIVDLLDHLGYVEKHEGEVRATEAGRLLAGIHTEQDLFVAECLRRGVWSGLDPAGLAAVITTVVAHPRSESAVREPSDEVLRAALAETDRVAADVTAAEKSHQLPPTPDLDAGLAPVLHHWVSGGALSSILAASWQEGVELTAGDFVRSARLVVDVLAQVGQVAEPELARTARSAVGSLRRGVVLDHMA; encoded by the coding sequence ATGACGACACGCTCTGAGCCGCACGACGCGGGCACCCTGCTCGAGTCGTTCCTCCAGACGGAGGGTTTCGATCCGGACCCGTTCCAGCTCGAGGCCTTCTCCGCGCTCGACGCCGGCCGCAATCTCCTCGTCTCGGCGCCCACCGGGTCGGGCAAGACGCTCATCGGGGAGTACGCGGCCCACCGGGCCCTTGCCGGCGGCGGCCGGTGCTTCTACACCACGCCCGTCAAGGCTCTGAGCAACCAGAAGTTCCGTCAGTTCCGGCACCGCTTCGGGCCCGAGAACGTGGGGTTGCTCACCGGGGATCACTCCATCGACGCCGACGCCCCGGTGGTGGTGATGACCACCGAGGTTCTGCGGAACATGATCTACTCCGGGTCCTCCGCCCTGCACGACCTGGACTGCGTGGTGATGGACGAGATCCACTACCTCGGGGACCGGTCGCGAGGCGTGGTCTGGGAGGAGATCATCCTGACCCTCGACCCGGCGGTCCGACTCGTGGGCCTGTCGGCGACGTTGAGCAACACCGAGGAACTCGGGGACTGGATCACCGAGATCCGCGGCGACACCGCGGTGGTGCTCTCCGACGTGAGGCCCGTTCCCCTCGCGCACATGCTCTACACGGACGGTGACCTGGTCCCCGTCCGGGCCGCCGCCGACCATCGACGGCGCAGCCGGGGCGGGTATCACGACGAACAGGTGGCGGCCCGACCCCGGGCCCAGTGGGCGCGACGTCAGGACGTGATCGAGAAGCTCGACGACGACCATCTGCTGCCCGCGATCTACTTCGTGTTCTCCCGGGCCGGGTGCGACGGGGCGGTCTCCCAGATGCGCCGGGCCCGGTTGCGGCTGACCACGGGGGAGGAGTCGCGACGGATCGCCGCGCACGTCGACGCCGCGTGTGCGCAGGTTCCCCGGCACGACCTGGACGCCCTCGACTTCGCCGCCTTCAGGGCCGGACTGATCAGTGGCATCGCCGCCCACCACGCGGGCATGCTCCCGCTGTTCCGGACCGTCGTGGAGGAGTTGTTCTCGGCCGGTCTGATCAAGGTCGTGTTCGCCACGGAGACCCTCGCCCTGGGCATCCACATGCCGGCCCGCGCGGTCGTCCTGGAGAAGACCACCAAGTTCAACGGCGACACCCATGCGATGCTCACCTCCGCGGAGTACTCCCAGATCACCGGCCGCGCCGGCAGGAGGGGGATCGACACCAAGGGCACCGCGGTGGTGTTGGACCAACAGGATCTCGACCTGGACGCGCTGTCCGCTCTCGTGGACACCCCACGTTTCCCCCTGCTCAGTGCGTTCACCCCGGACTACTCCATGGCCGTCAACCTCGTGGAACAACTCGGCGTGGCGGAGGCGACCTCGCTCATCGGCAGGTCGTTCGCCCAGTTCCAGACCGACCGCACGCTGGTGTCCCGGTCCCGGGCGGTCGAACGCAGGACGGACGAGCGGGACCGGATCCGTGCGGACCTGGAGGAGGCCGGCGGCGACTCCCAGCTCGACGAGTACATGTCGCTGCGCGCGGACCTGAGCCGGCTCGAGAAATCCACCGAGAAGGCCACCCGCGACGACCGGCTGGAATCCGTGCGCGCGGCGATGCTCAAGCAGACCGCGGGTTCCGTGATCACCGTCGGCCGCAAGCGGTTCGGCATGGTCGCCACGGTGCTCCAGGTGCGCACCGACATCCCCTCCGACCCGGCCCTGTTGTGTCTGACCGATTCCGGCTGGACCGGCTGGCTGCGCCAGCAGGACTTCGCGGCGCCCCCCGTGCCGGTGGGGAGGGTCGACCTGCCACGCGGTCGCCGCAAACTCGACGGACGGGCCAAACGGGCACTCGTCCAGCGGATGGAGGGGCTGCGCGGCAAGGCCAGAGGCCGGATGAAGAACGCCGGGGGCAAGTCCGTCCGTAAGGACCCGCGACTCGCGGCCACGCGCCGGGCCCTGCGCCAGCACCCCCTGCACGAGGATCCCCGGATCGACAGGCTGGCCCGTCTCCACGAACGCTGGGCACGAGCCGCGGCGGACGTGGACACGCTCACCGCGGAGGTGGAGGCGGATTCCGACTCCCTGGCCCGCCGGTTCCGCAGGATCGTCGACCTGCTCGACCACCTCGGTTACGTGGAGAAGCACGAGGGGGAGGTCCGTGCCACGGAGGCCGGCCGCCTACTGGCGGGCATCCACACCGAGCAGGACCTGTTCGTGGCGGAGTGTCTCCGGCGCGGGGTGTGGTCAGGGCTCGACCCGGCGGGGCTGGCCGCGGTGATCACCACCGTCGTGGCCCACCCCCGTAGCGAGTCGGCGGTCCGCGAGCCCTCCGACGAGGTGCTGCGCGCCGCCCTCGCCGAGACCGACCGCGTCGCCGCGGACGTCACGGCGGCCGAGAAGTCCCACCAGTTGCCGCCGACCCCCGATCTCGATGCCGGACTCGCCCCGGTCCTGCACCACTGGGTGTCGGGCGGTGCGCTCTCGTCGATCCTCGCCGCGTCCTGGCAGGAGGGCGTGGAACTCACCGCCGGGGACTTCGTGCGATCGGCTCGTCTCGTCGTGGACGTCCTGGCCCAGGTCGGACAGGTCGCGGAGCCCGAACTGGCGCGCACGGCGCGATCGGCCGTGGGGTCACTGCGTCGCGGCGTCGTCCTCGACCACATGGCCTGA
- a CDS encoding 5'-3' exonuclease, whose product MSQGPLMVLDSAGLWFRAFHSVPEKITGPDGAPANAVRGFCDMVSVLLEEYSPTGLVAALDREWRPDWRVELLPSYKAHRVGDDGGEDAPASLHPQVGAIQQILTAAGITQASASDAEADDVLAELAARDREVLVVTGDRDLFQLASATTTVVYVGAGMRKRLAYTPEVVAERFDLPAGDDARVYADYAVLVGDASDGLPGVAGIGTKTAASLLREYGDLDGIVAAAEDEGSGLAARQRRAVLEAADYLTAARGVVRLRTRGVETEFEGDADGRRGPVDREKLDLLGEATGQSRAIGRLEKAASVLDPA is encoded by the coding sequence GTGTCCCAGGGCCCGCTCATGGTTCTCGACAGCGCCGGCCTGTGGTTCCGCGCGTTCCACTCGGTACCGGAGAAGATCACCGGGCCGGACGGTGCACCGGCCAACGCGGTGCGCGGGTTCTGCGACATGGTGTCGGTACTGCTCGAGGAGTACTCGCCGACGGGCCTGGTGGCCGCCCTCGACCGAGAGTGGCGCCCCGACTGGCGCGTCGAGCTGCTGCCCTCGTACAAGGCCCACCGGGTCGGCGACGACGGCGGTGAGGACGCGCCCGCCTCACTCCACCCCCAGGTCGGTGCGATACAGCAGATCCTCACAGCGGCCGGCATCACGCAGGCGTCCGCTTCCGACGCGGAGGCCGACGACGTTCTGGCGGAGCTCGCCGCCCGCGACCGTGAGGTGCTGGTGGTGACCGGAGATCGAGACCTGTTCCAGCTGGCGTCCGCGACCACCACGGTCGTGTACGTGGGGGCGGGGATGAGAAAGCGCCTCGCGTACACCCCGGAGGTCGTCGCGGAGCGATTCGACCTGCCCGCCGGCGACGATGCGCGGGTGTACGCGGACTACGCGGTGCTGGTCGGTGACGCCTCTGACGGTCTGCCAGGGGTGGCGGGTATCGGCACCAAGACCGCGGCCTCCCTCTTGCGGGAGTACGGAGACCTCGACGGCATCGTGGCGGCCGCCGAGGACGAGGGGTCGGGCCTCGCCGCGCGGCAGCGCAGGGCGGTCCTCGAGGCCGCCGACTATCTGACCGCCGCCCGCGGGGTGGTCCGGCTCCGGACGCGGGGTGTCGAGACGGAGTTCGAGGGGGATGCCGACGGTCGGCGAGGACCCGTGGACCGCGAGAAGTTGGATCTCCTGGGAGAGGCGACCGGGCAGAGCCGAGCGATCGGACGTCTGGAGAAGGCCGCCTCGGTGCTCGACCCGGCCTGA
- a CDS encoding cobalt-precorrin-6A reductase yields the protein MFVGVGTGDADLLTVRASRLLADCGTCLFEGVHGLHEVLSLCPPRARLVDTTGMPVSDVVAEIREASGRGDRVVRLIPGEPSMYRGVAQEVRALEAAGVGWQIVPGVPVVAAAAAALGIELAAPGGPGSVHIVRPSHEPGASPSDGERLPPLPTGGADLTVVPHVGPRQLAGVIRELVPAHGPECTVGIVVAPGREGEITVVGTLGDIADRMTGTDLPEDMVVCAGPALGSRRDDEGLDGGPAPVGSPSPESARGSVAPSVTPSASRMPAPTPGRILLLGGTEEARRLAELMVTAGLDVVTSLTGTPSRPRMPRGEVRIGGFGGPEDLARWLRESRASAVIDASDPFATGVSASATRAARETGTPLLRVLRPPWAPEDGDRWIPVADVDAASRLVRERFRRPMLTVGRGGPTAFAGDTRGSYLIRCAEPPPGLLPHRYLLVLDRGPFGIESERTLMSRHRIDVLVTRNTGAQSTVATLRAARDLRIPVVMVDRPSGSRPGQTGRGDTVHSVDEAARWLVHRFGSH from the coding sequence ATGTTCGTCGGCGTCGGCACCGGCGATGCCGATCTGCTCACCGTCCGCGCCTCCAGGCTCCTCGCCGACTGCGGTACCTGCCTGTTCGAGGGTGTCCACGGGCTCCACGAGGTGCTGTCCCTCTGCCCTCCGCGGGCCCGACTTGTCGACACCACCGGGATGCCGGTCTCGGATGTCGTCGCCGAGATCCGGGAGGCGAGTGGACGCGGAGACCGGGTGGTCCGGCTCATCCCCGGCGAGCCCTCGATGTACCGGGGGGTGGCGCAGGAGGTCCGCGCTCTCGAGGCTGCGGGGGTCGGGTGGCAGATCGTCCCCGGCGTTCCCGTCGTCGCCGCTGCCGCCGCCGCTCTCGGGATCGAGCTGGCGGCACCCGGTGGGCCCGGCTCGGTCCACATCGTGCGGCCGTCCCACGAGCCCGGAGCATCCCCGTCGGACGGGGAGCGGCTCCCGCCCCTGCCGACCGGCGGTGCGGACCTCACCGTCGTACCGCACGTGGGTCCCCGGCAGCTCGCCGGGGTGATCCGCGAACTCGTGCCCGCCCACGGACCGGAGTGCACGGTCGGGATCGTGGTCGCCCCGGGCCGGGAGGGGGAGATCACCGTCGTCGGAACCCTCGGCGACATCGCGGACCGCATGACGGGGACGGATCTCCCGGAGGACATGGTGGTCTGCGCGGGACCTGCGCTCGGGAGTAGGCGGGACGACGAGGGTCTCGACGGAGGCCCGGCGCCGGTCGGGAGCCCGTCACCCGAGTCCGCTCGGGGATCAGTGGCGCCATCCGTCACGCCGAGCGCCTCCCGGATGCCCGCGCCCACACCGGGCCGGATCCTTCTGCTGGGCGGGACCGAGGAGGCGCGCAGGCTCGCCGAGCTCATGGTCACGGCCGGGCTCGACGTGGTGACCTCTCTGACCGGAACGCCGTCCCGCCCACGGATGCCCCGGGGCGAGGTGCGGATCGGGGGGTTCGGTGGGCCGGAGGACCTGGCCCGCTGGCTCCGCGAGAGCCGGGCGAGCGCCGTCATCGACGCCTCCGACCCGTTCGCCACCGGCGTGTCGGCCTCCGCGACCAGGGCCGCCCGCGAAACCGGCACCCCTCTGCTCCGTGTTCTCCGGCCCCCGTGGGCGCCGGAGGACGGCGACCGGTGGATCCCGGTGGCCGACGTGGACGCCGCCTCGCGGCTGGTTCGAGAGCGATTCCGCCGCCCGATGCTCACCGTGGGACGAGGTGGCCCGACCGCCTTCGCGGGCGACACCCGGGGGTCCTACCTGATCCGGTGTGCCGAGCCTCCGCCCGGATTGCTCCCGCACCGCTACCTGCTCGTCCTCGACCGGGGGCCGTTCGGAATCGAGTCCGAGCGCACCCTCATGTCGCGTCACCGCATCGACGTCCTGGTCACCCGGAACACCGGGGCGCAGTCGACGGTCGCCACGCTTCGTGCCGCGCGCGATCTGCGGATCCCGGTCGTCATGGTGGACCGGCCGTCCGGGTCGCGTCCCGGGCAGACCGGACGCGGCGACACCGTGCACTCGGTGGATGAGGCGGCCCGTTGGCTGGTCCATCGCTTCGGCTCACACTGA
- a CDS encoding Xaa-Pro peptidase family protein, with the protein MSTDSPDLHARRLTAVCDRAREIGIDHVVVYSGEDMAYLTGERMDSHERLTAMVVPVGGGVPLLVVPALELTDAVRAAADRVGADLHPWADGTDAVPLVAGTVSGRVAVSTAMPALHLVPLQLGVDGEVVLASEVIDHVRAVKTPSEIDQLAEAARRIDAVHARMGEFLVVGRTEAQVGELITAAIEQEGLTHAEFVIVGSGPNGADPHHGVSDRVIERGDIVVVDIGGPLPSGYHSDCTRTYSMGAPPADAAETYAVLEEAQRLAREAVRPGIAIGEVDAAARDHLAAAGLGELFIHRTGHGIGMGLHEPPFVAPGADTVLAEGMTFSVEPGIYRAGRWGARLEDIVAVTADGRRDLNTGDRGLRVL; encoded by the coding sequence ATGAGCACCGACTCCCCGGACCTCCACGCCCGACGACTCACGGCCGTGTGCGACCGCGCGCGGGAGATCGGCATCGACCACGTGGTGGTGTACTCCGGAGAGGACATGGCCTACCTCACCGGTGAACGCATGGACTCCCACGAGCGCCTCACGGCGATGGTCGTCCCCGTCGGCGGCGGGGTGCCCCTCCTCGTCGTCCCGGCCCTCGAGCTCACCGACGCCGTCCGCGCGGCAGCCGACCGGGTGGGTGCGGACCTGCACCCCTGGGCTGACGGAACGGATGCGGTGCCGCTCGTGGCGGGCACGGTGTCCGGCCGCGTCGCCGTGTCCACCGCGATGCCTGCCCTCCACCTCGTGCCGCTCCAGCTGGGCGTCGACGGCGAGGTGGTCCTCGCCTCGGAGGTGATCGACCACGTGCGGGCCGTCAAGACCCCTTCAGAGATCGACCAGCTCGCCGAGGCCGCCCGTCGCATCGACGCGGTCCACGCCCGGATGGGTGAGTTCCTCGTGGTCGGCCGCACCGAAGCGCAGGTGGGTGAGCTGATCACCGCGGCCATCGAGCAGGAGGGGCTCACGCACGCCGAGTTCGTGATCGTCGGGTCGGGACCCAACGGCGCCGACCCCCACCACGGTGTCTCCGACCGGGTGATCGAGCGGGGCGACATCGTCGTCGTGGACATCGGGGGACCGCTCCCGAGCGGGTACCACTCGGACTGCACCCGCACCTACTCGATGGGCGCACCGCCGGCCGACGCCGCCGAGACCTACGCCGTTCTTGAGGAGGCGCAGCGCCTGGCCCGCGAGGCCGTGCGACCGGGGATCGCGATCGGCGAGGTCGACGCGGCGGCGCGCGATCACCTCGCGGCGGCGGGACTCGGTGAGCTCTTCATCCACCGCACCGGGCACGGCATCGGCATGGGCCTGCACGAGCCGCCGTTCGTCGCCCCCGGCGCCGACACCGTCCTGGCGGAGGGGATGACCTTCTCCGTCGAGCCCGGGATCTACCGGGCCGGCCGGTGGGGTGCCCGTCTCGAGGACATCGTCGCGGTCACCGCGGACGGCCGGCGCGACCTGAACACCGGGGACAGGGGACTGCGGGTCCTCTAG
- a CDS encoding PPOX class F420-dependent oxidoreductase, with protein MSRTLADLSPDAHEFLSEYHLGTLTTLRRDGSPHVVAVGFTLDTGSGLARVITRRGSQKARNAARGGRAAVCHVDRGRWLTFEGRATLLTDEAAVREGERRYGMRYREPKPNPERVVVAIEVDRVLGSAQMFTGA; from the coding sequence ATGTCCCGAACACTGGCAGATCTGTCGCCCGACGCTCACGAGTTCCTCTCCGAGTACCACCTCGGTACGCTCACCACCCTCCGACGAGACGGTTCGCCGCACGTGGTCGCGGTGGGCTTCACGCTCGACACCGGGTCGGGTCTGGCCCGCGTGATCACCCGGAGGGGGTCGCAGAAGGCCCGCAACGCCGCGCGCGGCGGACGGGCAGCGGTCTGTCACGTGGACCGAGGCCGGTGGCTGACGTTCGAGGGCCGGGCGACGTTGCTCACCGACGAGGCCGCCGTGCGCGAGGGCGAACGCCGGTACGGGATGCGCTACCGCGAGCCGAAACCCAATCCAGAGCGGGTCGTGGTGGCGATCGAGGTGGACCGCGTCCTGGGATCCGCCCAGATGTTCACCGGCGCCTGA